The Branchiostoma lanceolatum isolate klBraLanc5 chromosome 19, klBraLanc5.hap2, whole genome shotgun sequence DNA segment TGCTGACTACACAATATCTTTACATTccatttatttgtgtgtgtgtaattatcACGAGAAAAGCCTTTATCAATAAACATAGGTGCTGAAAAGAAAGATAATAGAAAGACATATGGTATAGACGTACAAATATGTACGTGTATACACATAACAACAGGAAGGACCCCCTTTATACTCCATCAACGTAGCAATCCTTCAATTCTCAACAACTATACAAGTATATCTATAGAAATAGATAGGGGATGTCAAAATTTGATATTGTGATGTGCTGAAAAATAGCCAAACAAAGAAGGAAAACCTAATAGCAGAACATCTAAAAACCTCGCTAACTGCAACTACAGCGGGAATGTGGATGAAAAACAAAGAATATTCTtaaagttttgtatgtaataGTGTGTTCGCCTTTTTGTCCAGACAAACTGCAATCAAGATATATTTTCCTCAGCGTCTCTTGGTAACTCTACCACGGAAGTGCTCCAGGCTTTAATAGAAAGGAAAACCGCAAGCTGTACACAACTGTTAAGTCTTTCCCTTGATGCTTCCCCTGTTAACGTTCCTCGCGGCTTTTAAAACATTCTTGTGGCCAGGCAGACTCAAAAACACAGACAGCAGGCGGCCATTGGCACGTACTCAAAACACATGCATGCTTAAACCACAAGTATTCGAATGAAAATACCCCTCCTTTACCACATACCAATAGCTGACCAAACTcaaaagaaatggaaaatattttcatgGACTCTAAGAGAGCAATCATTCATAGCAACATCTAGATATTCATTCTCCATACGTCGAAATATCCTCCAAACGATATGGACAATAATACAGCAAAGcatatcaatatacatgtatatcaacacGTGTAGTATCATGTGCCTGTTGCTTAGAACTGCTATAACGATTACATTCTTATACTGTTTTATTCTTGTCTTATCATAATTGACCATGTATAGAAAACATTCTATCAGATGCTCAGTTAGTTTCTTCTTTACAATTAGTGCCAGTGATACTCCAAAAGAGCCCAACTCTAGAATTAAAACACCACGAAGTTCAGAAATTCCTCAGTGTTTTTCCCCTGTGGATGTTTTAAAGAATGTAGTCACTGTTTACTTGAGAAGTTGGTAAACTCGGTGTggtttaacgttgtttgttttttccaacAGCGATCACAGTACGATACTTGTGTGGAAGATTCCTCCACGAGTACGACCCAACGTTAGGTAGGTACACTTCTATTGAATAATCCTGTTCCAACTGCTCATGCGTagcgagatgcattgtgggtaatatgtcaaaggtgaaggtccatAACTTGTAAATAGTTCTATGCTTCATACATGTCCAGAATTCCAGACGTTTttttgtctcaggggccttcagcttagacatattacccacaatgcatcccGCTaagcatgcgcagttggaaccatgaacagGTTTATATAGTGTCTGCTCTTGACGTCACCACCGCCATGTTAGTTGGTTGAACCTGGAAGAGTCCTAACTATAAAGCTGTTGGTGTGTTATTGACACCGCGAATATGTCTTTTGTATTTCGTCTGTACtacaaaatattaatgtttCGATCGCGAAATTTCAGACACCCAAAAACTTTCCCTCCTCGAAAATAGATGAGTTTACAGTAGGTCCTACATTTTGAATTCATCTAAACTGTGGTTTATTTACCTGAACTTTTTGATGATTGGAAAAGTAACTTTAAAGCTAAATAATAACTTGATAATAACCTGAGTTCAGTCTTTTAGCCGAACACCTGCTTGTGCGGTCTGGGTTTTGTATTTCTCTATTTGTTGATTTATATTTGTCCAGGTGTGTTATGTGTACTAGTGTTTATTTACTTTAGCTTTACCAATTAGATCTGGCCTGTCTATTGGTGTCAAGTCCTGTCAGGGCATGTTTTATTTGAAATTCCAGGGGACAAAATTAGAACATTTGTATAAACTTTAAAAAGAACTTAAAGGACTATGCGACACACTTGCTGGATACTCTGGTCGCAGTTACATGTCGTCTTTAAGTTGGTTAAAGCATATCTTAAGAAACAAATCTAAAGAGATTGTTTGGTTAATTTATAATCAAATGACTGTGAATCTAAAAACGCACTGAGAACATAAAGGCATGTAGCGTGGTGACAAGTATAAACTAAAAAGGGTTAGCAAAACATTTCTTAGGGTTTGCAACGACTTTGTTTTAGCGACAAGAAACGGTTCAACTGTCGTTTTACATGTATTCAGAAGGATATGTTACAACTGGTCCGCGAAATAGCTACGTTAATGTGTGTCCGTTTTGTCAACTTCCCTTCACAATTGCTCCATAGACGCCGACGGAATGTTAGATATTTTCTACCTTTAGCCACTGTATATTCTTTCCTCACAATCAAAGCCGCGACCCttccaaaataaacacacaggGGTCAGGGCATGTTATTTTTCACCCAGGCCGAACAATAATTGTCACCTACTGCAATAACAAATAGGCCAGTGCCTGAAATAGTCGAGATTCAGTTCGGTGACTTTAAATGGCAGTTAGAAGAACGCTGGCAACGGCCAGATTTAAATGGTAGAAAACATTCCTAAGACACAgttcattgtttattacgtTATTTAGTTCAAAACTAGCGTTAAGAAATGTTTCCCTTTCAAATAAGAATGTTATACAATGGTTCTTGGCATGCACACTTCCTCATGGAAAACAGCGTATTTTGCCGTTTagtttacattttcatatacattaTGCGCATGTTCAAGTGCAGTATCAAAGTCCCTTCAAAGCCAGTGCAGTAAGCCGCCAAAGTTTAAGCGTAATAAAGGTGATGTCTATTGTGaacttcatttttcaaatgtagCCAGTTCTATGTAGTGaagtacattatgtacattctGCCGACAGGGGCGCTTTCCCCTATGGTTTGACGCTGCCCTACTTGTGTTAACTGATGATCGTGTAATTTTAAAGATTAGTTTGTAACCGAATTTTCCATTGATATTTCAGAGGATTGCTATGAGAAGGAAGAAACGATAGACGATCAGAGCATGAAGATCCAGATATTTGACACAGCAGGAcaggtgagttttttttttttataattcaaTATTATATCGTCAGAAAATTGTTTAATTTATCTATTCTATGGATTTTCAGTACATGGcgaaaatttttgaaaaatttcaattGGTCTTTGAACTGAGTGGGTCAAATTTAAAGTCAACAACTGTAGatatgaaaaaatacaaaacgttACACGTCACTTTTTGGCAaagcctcaggggcgagccaaatgctTATCATCTTTGTAAGATGTTATTTGTAAAACATGTCTCAAAAATAACACAATGGAATCTCATTTTCTTTGACAAAATTAGGATGGGATATCTACAACCGGAAAGGGATACCTTGACGACGCACACGGAATAGTCTACGTCTATGACGTCACGGAGCAGGGTTCGTTTGACGTCGCGTCACAGTTCAAGGCTCACCTGACCGAGATAAAATCCAAACTTCCCGTCCTGCTTATCGGAAACAAGGTCGACCTGTCACATCTCCGACAAGTTACGACGTCTGACGCCGAGGCGTTCGCAAAGCAGCATGGGTGGAAGTTCGTGGAACTCTCGGCTGCCGTCGACACCGAGTCCGTCCGAGAGGCCTTCCACGATCTCGTGAGAATAATCCGCGTGAAAGAACGAGAAGAGGGAgacaagcccaagaagaagatgtTGAGAAGACGGTCGACGTCTAATTTCTTCGGACTTGGAGGAGGTGACAAGGAGAAGGCTGAAAAGAAGGATTCGGGAGGGAAGAAGGAGGTTCCGAAAGGGAAGCAGTTGAGAAAAAGATCAACCTTCTTAGACATGAGAGACTTCCTTAAGGGGCTTCGGGTGGTCCATCCTAAGGAAGATGtctagatacaaatacaatcaCTCAACCGTGTACAAAGACATGAGGAAACTTCACTTGAGGAACGGATGGCTTGTGAATTACCACGGAGTGGAGACGCAATCTTGAGACACAGGCTGACATTTTAAATATGTAAATTGTAAGATAATGTGACCGTCAAAGTTCATGGGATAAGCATGGCATGTAACAGAGAAACAATACCGTACTGCGAAGTTCTCCATCAAGGAAATAAGTCAATGTTTGGCGTTAAGAACACGCAAGGAATGCACACAGTGAATACTAGTACCTGTATCGGAGGATAAAACGAAGACTTGTTCACGAACATTAGAAGATCCTCACATTGACTTGATCTGAGCGATCCTGATGGCTTGTTGTTTAATTTCGTATCATTATGTGCGCGGTTGACTGGTGAACACACGAAAGTGCAGATGAGGCGGGCGGCTGGACTGAACTTTGCGTTATAAAGACATAAGTGATCGAAAGGCAGGAACGTCAGTGACACCTAGCGACTCATTGGTAATGCTGCAGCCTGTTCAATGCTACAGGTGTACGGTATCAAACGGCTGAATGAATAATATCTAAAGCCTTTTAAATCCACACTACCCGAGTAGCGTTGTTACCTAGCCTTTGTTATCTTTACTGTATATATACCATCAATGTATTACAATGATGCAAGTGAGGAATTCCGTACTTTATGTAAAAATGATATTGTACCGTAATTATCACATAAATCGAAGTAGAGGAATTAAGAATGGCGAATTAATTGGAATACTATATCAGAATAAAgtaatttcaaaatgttcataTTCCTTGGTAATGTAGTAAAATAGCCAGACAATTTTGCATATGTTATAGTCATTTCCTGTCTTTAATTTCAGAGCAGAAAAAGGATCAGGAGGACAAGTTCCTTATACTAATGTACAGTTAGTTGTAAACAGGGTATTGAGCGAAGCATGTATATTTTGCTAATGTTCCATCGTCATATTCCAAATATTCTGTAAAAGTAGTCAAAGAACACCGAGTAAAACTCATTTGTTGCAAGGATAAAATAACTTATCACTCACATTTGTGTCGTTATCAATATACTATACCATTTTGAATAAATATGAAAACACTGATTGAATTCCTTTATTTTGTGATTATTGGCGTTTTTAATAGGTCATTTCTTGTTCATGGCCTCTAAAACAGCTTACCCCTAATTCCATAAAACCCACTTTCTTCCCCTGATCACGCAACATCTGACTTTTTTAACGTCATTAGGGCTCGACTCA contains these protein-coding regions:
- the LOC136425674 gene encoding ras-like protein rasG, which produces MKSEGKKTELTTYRLVLLGDAGVGKSAITVRYLCGRFLHEYDPTLEDCYEKEETIDDQSMKIQIFDTAGQDGISTTGKGYLDDAHGIVYVYDVTEQGSFDVASQFKAHLTEIKSKLPVLLIGNKVDLSHLRQVTTSDAEAFAKQHGWKFVELSAAVDTESVREAFHDLVRIIRVKEREEGDKPKKKMLRRRSTSNFFGLGGGDKEKAEKKDSGGKKEVPKGKQLRKRSTFLDMRDFLKGLRVVHPKEDV